The genomic stretch ttaagaacattttttttcactAAATTTAGAATTCCACTGTCTGTTCCTGTTGACCGGTCTTGAAGTGAAATGTGAGGCAGGGAAAATCACTGGGTTTactcttttgtaaaaaaaaaagataaaagccACTGATTTGGATTAAAATATTTATAATCCGCAACCAGGCTCTTCAATGAAGGAAATGGAAACTTACGTGTTGTTGGTTCCAGTGGTTGATGTTAAGGTTGGAGTTGGTCAGCGCCGTTGCCCAGCACTGAGCTGCCGGATCCCGCTCACCCCGTTGACTTGGACCCAGTGGAAGCTGAACTTTGACGGAACCAAGCAGCGGCTCGGCTTTCTCACGACTGGCAGCGGCGGCCGTGTCACCCCGTCCGGCCAGACTCTGGATATAAGGAGCGGAGTTAAAGCCCGGCTCACTGCAGGGGGCTCTCGAGTTACTCCACGTGTAAGTGTTGGATCGCGGACAGGAGCCGGGCTCCAGTTTTCTGCTGGAGTTCACCCACCAGTCCTcgcactccgccagtgccctgtcCAGCTCTCGCTCCATGTCCTCTTCTTCACCGTCCGGAGAGTCCGACCCGTCCCCTTTGAGCCGGTGCCCACTCGTGGTCCCCGCGTTATCCTGCGAATTGCTAACCTCTTTCCTCCCCGTCTTGACCGGTCTCTgctgacctcctcctcctccgctgctCTTCCCCACCTCCCCTGGGCGCTGGCCATCTCCCTTCTCCGCTGAGCTCGCCTTGCTGTACTCACCTGGCTCCGGGGGTCCCGCAGAAATCTTTTTCCATTTGCTGCTGCCGCCACCCATCGTAGCCTCTTCCCTCACGGTATTTTCTGGACACGTTGCATCACCGACTGCCCCTTCAGCAAATCAACCGcctcctgcctccctccccctctctatatATATTTTACTTTTTAAGGGTTTTTTTCTGCTTTTGGGATAAATATTTAACACAGCAGCAACACGTCAGACTCTGCTCACCAATCCAGCCCATGGGCGGGACAGACGGAATAATAACCCACCCTGCAAATACATTTCACATGTCCATTTTCAACTCCAGCCAAAGTATGAAGGAAATGAGCCTGATGTTTAATAGTATCCTGACCCGAATAAATGAGGGCTCTATATTTTCCATGTCTCAACCTTTTACTTTCAGTCTAGAATCCAGATTTATAGTGAATTTCTTTTTACTATTGAGATTTAGATGAAGTTTCAGAGACTTTTTTTTGATCCAGCCTCTGAAGTTTCTTATCAAACCTAACGGATTGTAAGTGCACACATGTGCTCTCGGCAATAACAAATGGGGTAAGTCCATTTTGTGGTAGATGGGCAAAACGTTTCATGCTTAACCATTCAGTCCAGGTGAGATTTTTTTATTAGCTTTCTTTAGTCAAATTGAGCTCATTTAGAGAACCACAATGATTAAAATATCTCCCGTGGTGTTGCTCACCATAAGTTTAAAATATGCTGCTTAATAACGACTTGAGCGTTAATCAAAGTTAACACAGCGTGTATTACCATGCGTCAGGGCAAATAATTTGTTGAGGTGCATATCCCCTGACAGATCCCAAGTTTTTCACTCCAGAGCAACTTCCCTGTCATTTCTCCACTCACTGGCCCTTTAACTTTAATCAGCATTATGGTTTAAAGTACTACTGCACTGCCTCTCTCAAACTGCTTAGCTGGTTCCAATAACAACTGCGCACAGCTGGCATATACTTGGTTTACCAACAATTTAATCGCAACTCTAATTTTAAACATTGCTGGTGAGCCCAACGCTTGCCAATGTAACTAGTTGGAAACTGCTTTCAATGTTAGGTGGATAAACAGAAGTAGAACATGGATACTTTAAAACATGCTTCTCTTAAAAATTAAAGTGTAATGAGAGTAAAAATTCACCGAATTATCAGAAGGAATTTCCCACAACTGCCTGTGATTTTAGTCTTATTCCCATAACTGGCCTGAATTTTGCCACAGTATATCATTTGCCCTAATTATATTGATCTCCACTATTTGTGGACAACAACTGGAAACAAATTTTCTGTCCTGGTAACTGTCTTTCTATTTGTCTCCCACTCTAAGTctttcactctcccactccctgttTACCGTCTACTCTTTCTGTCTTCCTTTTTTCTCTGTTCATGTCACACACTTTTATTGTTTGTGTATTGTTAGATTTACTTCTGACTCCCTCTGTGTAAATTCTCCTCATGACCTGaccaacattaatccctcaacctgcataaacaaaaacagattatctggtcatttatctcattgctgtttatggaaccttgctgcgcacaaattggctgcagtgtttcctacattacaacagtgactacatgtcaaaactaattcattggctgtgaaatgctttgggatgtcctgaggtcatgaaaggtatttataaatacaagttaattCGTTTGATCTTTCATTCTAAATCTATCTTATCACGGAGTTGCTGTCTTGCTTTCTCTCTTGTCAATCATGCTCTTTGTATGTCTCTCTCCCTGACACAAGTCTCTTTCTCATGTGTTATCTCTCTTACACATAATCTCTCATGCAACACCTGGATCTTTCTCTGTCTAACTTTCTCTATCTCACACtgattctctccccctcacacagactgttactctctctcactcccattccctcacacactgttgctctctttctctcccttggcCTCTTTCCCTCATACATTGTCTTTCTGTAAATAAACAACTCTTTGAAATTAGCTTTCCTGTCAAAACTTACCACAAATAAGTTCCAAGGTGCATGATTTACCTTCTTTTGATATCTTCAGGAAaaacacactgacactcctcagGCTTGGAGTAGCACAGAGATTGTCTGCAGATACTCCTGCTGATGCAAGCTGGGAATTGTGGCCATAGCTGTATGCTGGAGTTGTTGACACTTTTGAGCTGGCATCGAGGTTTCTGGGTACCATATAAACTCAAGCCCTAGGCTTCTCAGAGATAAATGGGCCTCTGACAGAAAACGTTGTTAAGACTTACCTTAAATAGAGAAAATGCCATTGTACAGATAAGTTTAATCATTTTCTTGCAAATCTTGTACTGTTTTATGTCTTTATTATGCTGCAAACCTTATTTCTAGTTGTAAGTCCTCTGCTTAGTGGAGGCACCAAAATAGCAGCCaagataattaaaaaaaaatatttggaggTATTTTATTGGCCCCCTGCTGCTTTTTTATTATCAGCAGATTTGAATGACTGCTCATGTCTGCGTTGCTGCTTTCATACATAGTCGTTCTTCATTGTGTTCCTCATATTTGATTCATACATTCACTAGCTTTTCAGTTACCATTTGTTGCAATTCTCCAAGTAGTAGTCTGTGCTGTCCATGTATAAATAGATTTCACAGGTTCTTTGTGTTTCCAAATCATTCCAGAGAATGAATTATAAACACTGTTTTCAGGTAATATTTCACAGAAAGAGAGGGCAAGGAAGAAATAAAAGCTGAGAAAGAGAAGCTGTGCTAGCGCAGTTTTAATCATAGAATTGTGAAATCTCTATGTCTTCTGTGTTTCCTTGGCTAGAAAGCTTATTTTTTGAGTGTATTTTGCTTTAAAAGACacattgaattttgaaagctacTTACAATCGTCTGTGCTTTGTTTAAATCTGATAAATGATCCACAGTTATAAAGTCTAATTACATCATCTGTCCTTTGTTGACgttggggtagattttacaaattagtgTTCTAAGCGCAGAGTTTCAGACATTGGGAATGGGTATCAGGAATCTGGGCATGGAAGGCAGCATAGCatgcatgattttccatccattaaatttaatggcactgtctgagcatgtgcagaatTTCCTATCATGCATCGGTATGATTCTATCAGAATAAATGACAGTCTGATTTATAACTGGAACAACATATCTCCTAATGGTGCAAAGGGATTTTTTTGAGTTTTTCCAGACAAGCTACAGAATACATTTTTCTGGCAAAGTTTTATGTTATCAACTGTTTAATTCTTAGCTCAGAGAGACAACGCTGTGATGCCTAAACAGAAAGGAACAGGTAGAGACTGACTGACAGTATCTTTCCTGATCCTAATTttaattcttttttctttttccttacaAAAtgctaattaattgaattttgaaagcctTTCAGGTTAACACAGAGGCCTTGATTATCATTACCTGTGTTTTGTTCAAAATTAGAAAATGTGAACATTCTAATTAATCAGAGTTATCTTAGCTATGCATCTAGGTGCAGTATGTGAACAAACACTTTCCGCACCTTGCCCTCTCCAGTATCCACTACCCCCACTGCCCCTCCAATGTCATTGTCCAGCTCCTAAATGATCAAATTCCATCAGGAACCTGGGtcttgtgtgtatgtgtttgtgtgtgtgagagcggtACATTATGGGAGTTGTATTTTTCACACTGTTCCTGTGTAACTACTATAGGCAGAGCGTAatgtccacaacattcacctgaggaaggaggaagcctccgaaagcttgtgaatttcaaataaaattgctggactataacttggtgttgtaaaattgtttacaattgtcaaccccagtccatcaccggcatctccacatcataggcaGAGCGCACAAGGACAATACCTATTTTATAACAACCAGTGGGAAAAAACTAGGGAGTTCTGGTTCTTCTTGACAAATTCTGTATAAATGTGTGAAATAGATGAATCATGGGAGCTTAGGTTTTCACTATGGAACTACAATACCCAGAATGTACATtgggaaacaacaacaacaacaacttgcatttatatagcgccttaaaatatcccaaggcttcacagcagcgttatcaaacataatttgacactgagccacatagagatattaggacaggtgatcttgttcaaagagataggttttaaggagcatcttaaaggtggagatagaggtagagaggcggtgaggtttagggagggaattccagagctcagggcctaggcagctgaaggcacggccgccaatggtggagcgattaaaatcacagatgcacaagaggcaagaattggaggagcgcagagatctcggagggttgtagggctggaggaggttacagagatatggagagatttgaaaacaaggacgagaattttaaaattgaggcgttcccggaccgggagccaatgtaggtcagcgagcacaggggtgatgggagaacggaacttggtgcgagttagaatacgggcagcaaagttttggatgagttcaagcttatggagggtggaagatgggaggccggccaggagaccattggaatagtcgagtctagaggtaacaaaggcatggatgaggatttcagcagcagatgagctgaggcaggggtggagatggacagtgttatagaggtggaagtaggcggtcttgatgatagAGCGAATGTGtggtcagggtcaaacaggatgccaaggttgcgaacggtctggttcagcctcaggcagtggccagggagagggatggagttggtggctagggaatggagtttgcagcggagaccaaaaacaatggctttggtcttcccgatatttagttggaagatatttttgctcatccagcactggatgtcggacaagcagtgtgacaaatgagagacagtggggggTCTAGAgtggaggtagagctgggtgtcatcagtgtacatgtggaatctgatgttgtgctttcagatgatgtcgccgaggggcagcatgtagatgagaaataggagggggccaaggatagatcgttggggggactccagaggtaatggtgctggagcaggaagagaagccattgcaggtgattctctggctatgactggatagataagaatggaaccaggtgagtgaagtcggaggagaggcattggaggagggtggtgtgttCAACtgagtcaaaggctgcagacaggccacgaaggatgagaagggatagtttaaCCATgggcagtcacataggatgtcatttgtgactttaataagggccatttcagtactgtggcaggggcagaaacctgattggagggattcaaacatggagttgggggaaagatgggcacggatttgggaggcgacaacacgttcaataAAATACTTACATCTAAAGCAACTTCAAAACCTGCAGATAATTTACAAATAACAAATCTTAAGGCAGCAATGGGTTGGGTAATGTTTCAGCATTTAATCAATTTATGCTAGTTCCAAGCTAACAATGCTTTTTGGGATGAGTTTTTTTTATTGCCAAGTGGGACTGACATTTGTGCTGTGGGTCAGAGGGCAATGTTTATGAGGCACTTTAATGCTAACCTCCAATGTTGTTGAACAGTCAGCTAACCAGTTAGGTGTAAACCATGGACAATAACTGCCttttcaaaataaataaaatacttgCATCTAAAGCAACTTCAAATCCAATGTGGGGGGTAGACCAAAAATATTATAAAGGGAAGAAAGTAGATGTTTCGAATTTTCACTCCAGCCACAGAGCTTAATGCATTGGAAGCAGATATTTGGGTTTGTGAAATCTACCCGTGAGAAGTTTTGGAGAAGGAATAATAAAGTTACTTACATCTTAAGCAAATTTTGTAAAGTGGTAGGCAAACAATAGGCAGGTGTGTACCTTTCAGTACCAGTAAGATGTATAATTCTTTTTATACCTGGAGTCAGTCATGCGAGATACTGTATTATGGATGGGTGATTTGCATTCACCTTTAAATTGCACCTTTAAATTTCCAGGACACATCAAATACCCCACTCCAGGCCTGGACTACCtgtaagcaatgccacaggacatcTGCCAGTTTTATGTCATTTTCCCAGCAATAAAACAGATATGGTAGACAGACAGAGCACTTGTAATGTAGCTACCAATAGATCATTCTGTTAGTGAGCACAACACCTATGCTTCAGAATGGAATGGTTGAGTTATCAAATGGGATAATTAGAATTCATTTGTTTCTGAAGAATTACAATGAAtgtatggaacataggaacaggagtaggccattcagcccctcgtgcctgctccgccatttgataagatcatggctgatctgtgatctaactccatatacctgcctttggttgccaaaaagctattttaCTTTATATGTCCATAGTTGTGTGTGTGATCTTACAACCGTTTAAACTTTTATAACTGTAATCCGAAACCTTCGGGTTTTTTCTGGAAATCACTCCTTATTAACCCCGGATAACCTCAGCCAGTAACACTTGCTGGGATACTTAGTGTAATCGTTCTCTTTTATTGGCCTGATTTAAAGAGCGCTGTGCTCTCTTAGTTTTTGTAATTGTTGCTTGGGATCCCGATGGTAAATGATTGAATTTTCTCTTTGTGAAGAGTTGTACATTCCTTCTTGGGATGAAGAGCATCCCAGAGATCAGTGACAAagccattcattcattcattcagttTGTTTTTACAACGCTAAGGCAACAGAACCGGTAGATAAATTCCACCCCTGCTTCATCTTTTCAAGTTGGTTAGAGTCGTACGTCAATGGATTGCTGCTGTTTGCCGACTTTCACAACCTTTCTGCATGTTTTTATTAAACACAAACGTTTGGAGCAAACGAACGTTTATACTGATAACGTTGACCTTCCCAAATAATATTTATATAGTAAAGATGCACTTATGGCTCCATTTAAAGTGCAGTGTATTGCCCTTTGAGCAACTTATTTAACGAACGCCGCTTGAGAACGTGTACACAGATAACTTAAATGACTTTTAGTACGGTGTTTACTAGACCGCCGTAGCTGAACGATTAAGGATTAACATTTGAAATGGAGACAATGGGAGTATGGCTGcaagagtagacacatcccaaaATTATGTTTATATTGAAACTTCCATATatgtaacggggggggggggggaattctggtgtatatattttttaagaaATGTAAATACTTAAAGCTGCAATATCCCAAAGTTCCCACCACCCCATGTATAGTTAGAATAAATGTAGTTCGGTAACGAGAGGTTTTGCGACCGAGGTCAATTTCAACAAATGCAGTTAACTTGCTTGGCTGAGTGACTTCTGCTCTTCAACCCTGGGAGGTAACTTTGTGATTGGCAGGAGCCCAGGGAACGGAGCATagtattagatgtattcaagaaggagatagatatatttcttaatgctaaagggatcaagggataaggggaaaaagcgggaacagggtactgagttagacgatcagccatgatcattttgaatggcggagcaggcccgaagggctgaatggcctattcttgctcctattttctatgtttctataaaaatCATACAAACTGCACACTCCTAAAATTGACATGAGCTGCAAAAAACTTGGAAAAATAACGTTCATAGGGTTATTGAGGGACGTGTTCACTAGTTATCCATTAGCTTCTATCTGTATGTGAAGAGCATGCACCCGAGAAGATCAGTCGCATTCTCACCACATCTGCCTACTGGAAGGGCAATGCACCATTCGAATTTATTTAAAAACGTTACCCTGTGAAATGGATGGTACGGTGCTTGTTATAATAGGGTTGGCCCATTTTGGGACCTTTTTTGATATTTCTTCCACAGGAAGGATTTGGAAAAATAAGTTACTTTTAAATATTGAATTTTTAAAGCAAACAGCATTcacataagttttttttaaaaaagggtagaGATTACAGGTGGTTAAAATAGGAATGAACTAAGCTTTGATGTTGCTTCCCCATCTTATTCTGGTTGGTCAGCAGGGATGGTCTGTCCAGCAGGCCTTCCCTTCTGGCTGTGAACAGAGGGACAGGCAGTCAGACAAGTCTGCCTACAGAAAGCTGTGTGAGTGCAAGTTTTGGCCAGGCTCAGAAGGAGAATGTAGGAGGTTAATGAGGAGTCACTCTGTTTACGTCATGTaagaggacccactgaagtggggAACCGTGgtatttcattattttatattacatAAAAGACAAATTGTATTGATTGAATGGAGTCCAAGCATAACAGTTGCTCTGTATGTGCACTTGCTATTTGTATCTTGCCTCAAGTGTTTTCTTGGTCCACTACtgaagagattgaagaagcacatgtgtgaaagacatgaacatccagttcagatcacaacgGGATATATTGTTACACCCTGGCTTACACTATTGTATAGTTAGATATCGAGCAGTTTAGGCTCAGGCTACTTATGGGAGTGACTAGCAACTGTACCAAGAGAATATTTAAGGCAAGACCTGAATTCATAGCAGCTGCCCTTTCATTTCTGAGTGAATCCAACTCCGTTCTCAACAGTCAAATATCAATAACATAAAACTGCAATTGTGCAGTACAAATTAGTAGTCCCTTTCAGAGATGCACAGGCCAGAGTAAGAAAGATATGAACTACACTGTTTTGATGGAAGAGTCCAATTCTGACATTAATGCACATGTCTGGCAGCCCTATGCTATAATTGAGCTTCAAGTACTGGGTATAAATTGTGGAAGAATGTTCTACTGCCCCTCTCAGGGAAGAGAGAAAATATGTGATGAAATTCTCACCTGAAATTTCTGCAGAGGTTTtctccaccataactttggcaggagaAGTTCCAGAGAAATGGTGAATGGCTAAAAACAGGCATTTGCATAATTTCTCTGGGGTGGGGTTCTGCTAAAGATGCAGTGTGAGATTAGGAGAATCCTGCTGTGAAGTTCTCTCCCGTTAAGTTTTTTCAATGAACTGCTGGCATCAAACAAATGATACAGCAAGGACAGgtggtgatagaatcatagaatgtttgcAGCattggaggtggccattcggcccatcgagcctgtgccggctctttgtaagagtaatccagttagtcccattcccccgctatttccccaaagccctgaaaactttttctcttcaaatatttatccaattcctttttgaaaaccatgattgaatctgcctccaccactctttcaggcagcaggTTCCAGATCATAA from Heptranchias perlo isolate sHepPer1 chromosome 5, sHepPer1.hap1, whole genome shotgun sequence encodes the following:
- the LOC137321703 gene encoding uncharacterized protein, coding for MGGGSSKWKKISAGPPEPGEYSKASSAEKGDGQRPGEVGKSSGGGGGQQRPVKTGRKEVSNSQDNAGTTSGHRLKGDGSDSPDGEEEDMERELDRALAECEDWWVNSSRKLEPGSCPRSNTYTWSNSRAPCSEPGFNSAPYIQSLAGRGDTAAAASREKAEPLLGSVKVQLPLGPSQRGERDPAAQCWATALTNSNLNINHWNQQHDLLTISTQDIENNNLANGFHINAKNMSPNSAPILYDYSEQELMASIENEYS